DNA from Candidatus Campbellbacteria bacterium:
TTCTCTTTTTCTTTTCCAAGTCCTTTTTTGTATTCGTGTAAAAGACGCACAAAAAGAGACACGCTCTGTTCAATTGGTGTGTTGTATTTTTTTGCTTCAGCAAGAAATGTTGAATCAGGTGGCACGTTTGCGGCGCGAATAACAATATCGCGGTTTTGAAAATCGGTGAGTTTGTGTTCGCTGAGCGTAAATGAAACGTTTGGAAAACTTTTCAGCTTCTCAACTGACGAAGCCAAGTGTTCAACGGTTTTCATATCTGTCACACAAAGCTCCGCACCATGTTGTGCCAAAAAAATCGCATCACCAATTCCTCGCCCAAGGAGTCCGAGACCCATCAGTGTTATTTTTTTCCCTTTAAAATAGTTGTCTGGCATGTGGCAGGTACTATATCATGACACGCCGTAGAGTCGACGGAATATGTACCAGAATATCGTACGGAATGGTGTTGCACGTTTGTGCCATATTCATAATCGAATTTTTATCTTCTGGATGAATACTCATAACAATCGCCTCACCTCCTTCTTGTACATCGGTTACATCTGTTACATCAACAGTCGTCATGTTCATACTCACACGACCGACAATGGGGCACATACTACCTTTCACTTGTACAAAACCTTTATTTGAAAGGCGTCTATCAACACCTTCGTAGTATCCAACAGGAATGGTGGCAACAAGTGTGTCATGCTTTGCAGTCCATGTGTTGTTGTATCCGACGGTTTCACCTTTTGGCACAAGACGCAGAGCCGTCACACGCGTTTTCATTTCAAGCGCTGGTTTCAGGTTTGTGCCCGATGCAATACCATAGAGCCCAATGCCGAGCCGTCCGACATTTGCAGAAATTTCTTTCACAAAACGCATACCCGCCGTGTGGCTGATGTGATAATACTTTGTATCGGGAATACGTGTACGCCATGTTTTGGTAAATTCATTCCATTGACGAATTTGCTCTCGAGTGAATGCGTCGTCTTCTCCATCCGCATCGGCAAAATGCGAACACACACCTTCAATGCGCACACTTCTATTTTTAAGCACAAGATCAAGAGCAGAAGGAACATCAGACAGTGCTATACCTTGTCGGTGCATACCTGTATCTATTTTTAAGTGAAGCGCTTGTCGTACTTTTTTTTCAACAAGTTCCCGAAGTTGCGTTATAGAACCAACCGTAAATGCAACATCTGAAAGAGTACTTTCTAAAATGTTATTCGTTAGCGTGTATCCAATAACCAAAATTGGAGTGCGCAAACCTTCGTTGCGCAACACGAGTGCCTCGTAGTATGAATCCACAACAAAAAAAGAAATTTCAGGTTTGTCTTCAAGGATACGTGCAACATCCACAAGTCCATGTCCGTACGCATTTGCTTTGAGTACTGGTGCAATTCCCCACTGTGGAGCACAGCTGGCAAATACATTCAAGTTGTACAGAAGGGCATCTTTTGAAATACGAACCTCTACGAGTGGTTCGTATGCAAAGCGTTTTTTTCGAAGTTGTCTAAATAAATTTCTCATGTGGGCGAGAGAGGATTTGGTCACGAGTTACTAAGTATTTTACTCGCTTCGCGATTAAAATCCTAAGTACTCTCAACCCCGGCTCGGCGACAAGCACTCGCTTCGCTCGTCTTGTGTACCGCCTGTGCCTTTCTCGTCCTCCTCTACCCTACAAAATAAAATCACCGAAAGCTTGCACTTCCGGTTCTTTATTTTGTGGGCGAGAGAGGATTTGAACCTCCAATCCCTTGCGGGAACTACGACCTGAACGTAGCGCGTCTACCAATTTCGCCACTCGCCCGGTAGAGTGATAGTAGCAAAGATACCTTCTAAAAACATCATGCCCCGCCGTGTTCGCACGGCGGGGCTTTGAGATGAAGAGCAATTACATAGTGCCACTGACTTTCTGCCCAGCGGCCCACGCGTAGTAATCAAGGTCTTCGGCAAGTTTCGGGAACACTGCACAAATCTCGGTGAGAATTGTGGGAAGTGCCCTGCGGAACGGCAACACGAGTTCGTTGGGAAGGCGCGAAAGACGATTCTCCCTCTTTCCACTTTTAAAGTAAACCCCGCCGATGTCAAACGAGCCATGCGGGTGACATATCCAGAAGAAACGCCATCCTTCTTTCCCATCTTCGATCAGAGCGACCCCCGTGCCCTGAACTCCTGGGAGCCCCACCTTGAAGAGGGTCTCCTGCGCCCCGAAGGTGAGTCTTCCTTTTTCCGCCACTACACCTCGCTCTCGCACCAGAAGCGCCGGGACCACAATGGCGAAGAAGAGGGCAATCTCCTCCCGCCATCGATTGGTCTTTCTCGAACCAATAAATTGCACAAGCAGTTTGTTTTCCGTGAACTTCTTCCCTTCCCCCATGTCTTCCTCCGTATCCGGTGGGCCCTATCGGGCGACATGTCGTCGGTGGAATTACCGACGGTACTACAAAATCTAAACGCACAATACGCTTCTGTAAATAGGAAGTCAAATATTTCAGTGCGCGCGCTAGGATTCGAACCTAGGACCCTCCGAGTATCAGTCGAATGCTCTACCAACTGAGCTACGCGCGCATTGTTCATACTTGCACAAGCGCAAGTGAAACAAATATAGCAGAATAGTCTTTTTTTCTCAATTGTACCGATATATCGGTACACGGATAGTTTGCTATAAAAAACCACTATTCTATTCTCTAATTCGCGCGAATTAGAGAATAGTTTTGTATAAACCCAGCACTTAAGTTAAGTGCTGGATAAAAAAACAGCCGCCTTTCCCCGAAGGGTGACGGACTGTTTGTGTGCCGGGGTTGAACCGACACGGTGACTACATCTTTCCGAAGGCCGACTTCGGAAGCGGCTTGGTCGTGGCACTAACCACCAAGATCAAACCAACGGCGATGAAGACACCTGAGCAGAGAGAAAAACCGAAGATACTGGAGCCGTCGTGCGGCACGGGCAACTGCTTGCCGATTTGCTCTTCCTCGACACGCGCATCTGCGTTCTGGAGAACGAAGATGCCCGCAACCCCGAAGAGAACGAACGCGACGGTGAAGAAGGCAATTGCCACCTTCATCAAATTGCTCATGTGGTTTCCTTTCGTGCTTCGGTTTTTCGTGCCTTGGTTTTTTCGACCCAACAAGCGAGCCGATAGAGAAGCCAGAGGACAACCCTTGCAGAAATCCATGAGAGGAACAGGGCCCCTGCCACAATTCCCAGAACTTTGAGACCAAGTTCCATCATGGTACCTCCACGTTGGTTCGGTTGACTTCTTCAACCCGAAGAAGCTGAACATCGTCCGGGGAAGTTCCCAACGTCGCCCGGTTCAACAATATCACCGCAGCAGCATCATCTTGTAACTCTCGTATCTCCGAACAGATGAGCACTGAATCAGGTGCCTTCTTACGACCCCTCAACGGGTTCTTGAAGACAATCAAATATTTCGGCATGACTTCCTCCTAAATTGTACGTGGGGAAAATTCCCCGATTCATCCGTTGTTTATGGTAGCACAAACAAGCACTTTGTCAATACCTACGTTAGGGATTCACCCGAAACAGGCTAAAAATAGTATATTTAAACGCTTTCCGAAGGTTTAACCTTCGGAAAATAACAACACCCCGCCATCCATAGTTTTATACATAGGATCGGCGGGGTTTACTTCTCGGGAAACCAATCCAACTTCCACTTCGATCTAAGATACATGCGGACGGAAGCGACGGCACAGATGGGAGCGGCCACTGAGAAAACCGCGCTCCACACCACCACCACAAAAACAACTCGTGCAGAATTGCCAGGTGATAGCATATCTTCCCTCCTGATATTGAGAGATGGTTCTCCGAAACGATATCCAACACTCAGTATGCACCTACAGTATTTTTTGTATACCCCGTTAGATACTCGCCATACAACATATGTAGGTACTATAAAAATATCTAATGGGGTCGAATACAAAACTACCTCCTCAGTACCTTAAAAAATTATCCACCGACACTCAATCCTGCACGCACAACACTTGATATACTGTGGGTATTAATTTCGTTTCCTGCGTATGCAGGAATACGTAGATTGTTTATCACGTAAATACACTAGTATGAACACACGTCACATCACATTTTTTTTCACAAGCATTGCTGTCGTGGCACTACTCTCATTTTCATCAACCACATACGCCGCAAGTGAGTGTGTGTTTGAACGCGACCTAGAACTCGGTATGCAAGGTGAGGATATCCGCTGTTTACAGCGATACCTAAACAGCGCCGGTATCACGATTGCACAAGATGGCCCCGGTGCGCCTGGACAAGAAACATCTCTCTTCCGTGAAAAAACACAGATTGCAGTTGGGGCATGGCAAACACTCAACGGCATTATGTCGGCAACGGGATATTTTGGACCCGTATCACGTGGAAAATATCTGGAACTCACTTCAGGCACACCAACACCCGTCACACCCACACCAGTGCAGCAACCAACGCCGACAGAGCCAGATGACTCCGAAGAAGATGCTAGTTCTGAAGAACAGGACGCACGTGAATTGCTCAAAGATGTGATTGATGCGATTGATGACGCAGAAGACGAGATTGATAACGCCCAAGACGATGGCGAAACCGTGACCGAAGCAGAAAACGAACTTGCTAGTGCCCGGGAGAAGTTGCTCAATGCACTGTATGCATTTATTGACGAGGACTATGAGGATGCGGTGAAGCGCGGACAGCGTGCACTTGATTCAGCACAAGACGCCAGTGATGAAGCTGGTGGCAGTGATGAAGACAACGCAGATGAGGCAATTGAGGATGCGGAGGACACTATCGACGAAGTACGTGATGCAATCATTGAAGCAGAAGACGATGGTGATGACGTCGATGATGCGGAAGAACTTCTCAACGATGCGGAGAATGCACTTGATGATGCACAAGATTCATTTGACGATGAAGAGTACGAAGATGCAATTGATTCGGCAGAGGAAGCACAGGACCTTGCGGAAGAAGCACGCGACGAATTATAGAAACGAAAACAAATACCCCGCGCCAAATGGCGCGGGGTATTTTTGTATATAGAAATACACGAAAGCCCCGTTTTCGCGATGCGAAAACGGGGCTCCCTATTTTTTGTTACATGCTTCGTGGTACACGTTACATGTTTATATCACAGTCTTTCTTTTGTTCTGCTCAACCGGTCTTTCCCTGGTGTCCAACTGACTTAAGGATGTCCAGTTACTATCCATCACGTACTCAATTGAGGTACATGATATCGACCGCCTAGATTCGAATGTGAGATTTTTGGAAGCTAAGCTCCCAAAGGGGAGCTTAGCTTCTCATCTCGCATCGAACGATTGTCATTTGACTAAATCCACGACCAGCTTCCGCTAGCCGTGCCTTGTTACGCCTTAACCCTAATTATCGAACTTACCTTCGGTCCCAATAAATGGGAACTTCGGGTATTCCCGACTCTTTTGACTTGGCGGGCGGTGAGTACAAGGCTCGAGAACGTATT
Protein-coding regions in this window:
- the alr gene encoding alanine racemase, which produces MRNLFRQLRKKRFAYEPLVEVRISKDALLYNLNVFASCAPQWGIAPVLKANAYGHGLVDVARILEDKPEISFFVVDSYYEALVLRNEGLRTPILVIGYTLTNNILESTLSDVAFTVGSITQLRELVEKKVRQALHLKIDTGMHRQGIALSDVPSALDLVLKNRSVRIEGVCSHFADADGEDDAFTREQIRQWNEFTKTWRTRIPDTKYYHISHTAGMRFVKEISANVGRLGIGLYGIASGTNLKPALEMKTRVTALRLVPKGETVGYNNTWTAKHDTLVATIPVGYYEGVDRRLSNKGFVQVKGSMCPIVGRVSMNMTTVDVTDVTDVQEGGEAIVMSIHPEDKNSIMNMAQTCNTIPYDILVHIPSTLRRVMI
- a CDS encoding peptidoglycan-binding protein; its protein translation is MNTRHITFFFTSIAVVALLSFSSTTYAASECVFERDLELGMQGEDIRCLQRYLNSAGITIAQDGPGAPGQETSLFREKTQIAVGAWQTLNGIMSATGYFGPVSRGKYLELTSGTPTPVTPTPVQQPTPTEPDDSEEDASSEEQDARELLKDVIDAIDDAEDEIDNAQDDGETVTEAENELASAREKLLNALYAFIDEDYEDAVKRGQRALDSAQDASDEAGGSDEDNADEAIEDAEDTIDEVRDAIIEAEDDGDDVDDAEELLNDAENALDDAQDSFDDEEYEDAIDSAEEAQDLAEEARDEL